The following is a genomic window from Chloracidobacterium sp..
AAATTATGCTGCCGGCTGGGTGATGTCAATAATCGGCGCGTTGATATTACTTTTCATTGTCCGGCTGATATTCGGCGCAAAGGCCGATAAATGATCAAGCTCACTGCCGCATCGAACATCGTGCAGCATTTGTTCGGTTGCTCTGCTAATTAGCGGGAATGACAGGCGGCAATTCCATTTTCACAAGCCCGTCAAAGGCTACATGATACGCCACGCCTTTGACGGGTATTGCCATTTCTTCCTCGGTCTTCCCTTCGGAATTCGCAATACTCACACTCGCAAAATAGCACGATGCTCCGTGTTCGGCTGCGTGCCGCACCTGATGCTCAAAAACCTCTTGCCCCTCGATGCGGCCGCGATCGGGATGTATTGCCGTACGAATGACAAAATGGCCGGTTTCACCGTCCTTGCAGGCGACAAGCTGCGGGTGCGTCGTCCGATCTGCGTAGAGGTCGATGGACAGGATATCCCAGCCGGCATCGATCAATTGATTGTGAACTATTTCTATACCAAAGACGAAGATATCCTCCTCCGTCATCAATTCCCTTTCCGACATACACAGACATTTTACTTTGTCTCACATTCGGTTAAAAGCGGCGTGCTATATTAAGCGTGATGAATATGAACGATATCCGTACCGCTGCGTTGACGATAAAGCCGTTCATCAAGCCTACGCCGCTCGAATACAGCCGCTCGCTGAGCAAGCGCTTCGGGTTCAATGCTTATGTAAAATACGAAATGTTTCAGCGAACCGGCTCTTTCAAGGTCCGCGGCGCCTTTAACAAGATGCTGACCCTCACCGAAGCGGAGCGCTCGAACGGCGTCGTCGCAGTAAGCGGCGGAAATCATGCACAAGCAGTTGCCTACGCCGCTGCCGCACTCGGCATCAGGGCGACGATCCTGATGGCAGAGAATACACCGTCAAATTACGTTGATGCTACGCGTTCGTACGGTGCAGCCGTTGAGCTGACACCGACGATCGCGGCAGCGTTCGAAAAGGCGGAGCAATATCAAAAAGCCGGACGCATCACTATTCACCCGTTTGACGATCCGCTTGTGATCGCGGGCCAAGGAACCGTGGCAGCGGAGGTGGTCGCAGATCTTCCGGAAGTGTCTGACATCATAGTGAGCATTGGCGGCGGCGGCCTTGCAGGAGGAGTTTGTACTGCGGCAAAGGGCCTGAACCCGCAGATACGAATTTGGGGCGTCGAAACGATCGGCGCCGATACGATGGCACGTTCGCTCGCTGCTGGAGAACCTGTCACATTACCGGAGATCACATCGATCGCAAGAACGCTCGGCTCGCCTTTTGTTACGGAACGCACCTTCGGCCTTGCAAAGCAGCATATCGAGAGCGTTACGGTTGTATCGGACGCGGACGCGGTTCGCGAAGTTCTCTATATTGCAAGTCGTCTCAAGGTGGTTGCTGAACCGGCTGCGGCGTGCACTGTGGCAGCGATCGAGGCTCTTCGCGGAAATTTCCAGCCGGAAAGCAATGTAGTTTTCATCCTGTGCGGAGGCAATACATCGATCGAGGATATTTGCGGAGCATTGCCGCTGACAGAGAGTTGAACAAAGCTTGCGAATACTTGCAAAAACGGGCGCCTCCAAAATAAAATCACCTCTTCACCGATATATTTCGGGACGGAGGTTCGTTGTGTCAATCTCACGGAATTTTCCTTTTGCGGTGGGGCTTACCGCGATCATCCTCTTTACGCTGCCGGCAGCCGCGCAAAGTATCAAAAAACGTCCGCGAAGAGCCGCGCAAACCGGCCCGGCCGCCGCTTCACTGGTAAGGCCCTGTGTGAGTAAATGGTCACTTTCTTCCGAGGAGGCGGCTCGACTGTTGGCCGATCAGAACGCAGTACGGAACGAACTCGGCCTTCCGCCGCTGGTTTGGAACGCCAAATTGGCTGAGACGGCGTCGGAATGGGCGTGCAGAGGTAAGGCGGCTCACAGGATCGATTCACCTTACGGTGAGAACATCTTTGTCGCATCAAATCCACAGATCGCGATCGAAAGGGTCGTTGCGGAATGGATGACCGAGAAACCGTATTACAACACCGCCACCGGCGACTGCCGTTCTGACAAGACCTGTAATCACTATACTCAGATCACTTGGCGCCGCACATCCGCCGTGGGCTGCGGCATCAACCGTTCCGCAACCGGAAAATGGCCGGTTCTCGTTGTGTGCAATTACGATCCGCCGGGGAACACAGGCGGTAAGGCCTTTTAGAGGCTGCAGCAAATATGGAAGTCTTTGTTTATAGGCAAGGCGCTGATGCGGTTGAGACCGGCCTTGACAGAGAGCAGCTGCCCGAGCTGCTTGCGGATACGTCGAATGTAGTTTGGGTCGATCTGCAAGGCGAAACCCCCGAACAGATCGAGTACGCCCGCGATCTTCTGCAGAATGTCTTTCATTTTCATAAGCTGACCGTCGAGCGCTGCTTCGAAACGCGAAATCCGCCAAAGGTCGAGGCGTTCGATAAATATATCTACCTTATAATCCACGGCATCAAACCCGGCGAGACAAGTACTGTAAACTTTGCGACAAAAGAGCTTGACGCATTTTTGGGTATCAACTTCGTCGTGACTTTTCATATTCAGCGGTTTCGCAGCATCAAGACCGTGAAGGATCAGCTCAGAACCAGCCCTTTTATTTGCCGGCGCGGCTCATCGTATTTGCTCCACCACATTCTGGACGAGATCATCGATCTTTATATGCCGGTCGTCGAAGATTTCGACAGGTCGATCAACGCCCTCGAGGAGAAGGTCTTCGATATGAAACACCCGAGCAACACGGCCTTGAGCGAGATCATGGACCTCAGGCGGAGCGTTGCCCGGCTTCGACGCATCTCTGCTCGTCAGCTTGATGTCCTTTATCGGATCTCGCACGGCGAATTTCCGCAGATACCTGCGAGCGTTCTGCCGTTCTACAGGGACGTTCACGATCATCTCGTGCGTATTACCGACCTTGCTGAAGGATATCGGGACCTTATCAGCGGGCTTTTCGAGATCCATTTTTCGGTGCTTGCAACACGAACGAATGAGATAATGAAAACCCTTGCGATCGTGTCCGCAATAATTCTTCCGCTTAGCCTTATCGCCGGTATTTATGGTATGAATTTTGAGAATATGCCGGAACTAAAGGCGGGTTACGGATACTACATCACGCTCGCAGTTATGGCGCTGATAGCGATATCTCTCCTTGGCTATTTCAAACGAAAAGGGTGGATCTTTCAGAGCGAGGACGACCTGGCACCGAAATTGTTAAATCCGCCCGACGAGGAGTATGACAACTGAGAGTTTTAGATGACTTGGGTCACCGCTGAGGCTGCCGCAAGGCAAATTCCGGCATACACGCCTGCAACAAGGTCATCCGCACAAATGCCAAGCCCGCCGCGAAGCTCCTGAAGGTCGTCTATAGGGTATGGCTTCCAAATATCAAACAGACGAAACAGGAGGAAGCCCGCAAGGATCCATTGCCAGCTTGACGTGACGGGAACGAACAAGAACGTAACGAGCTGCCCCATTACCTCATCAATGACAACCTGCGACGGATCCTCATTCCCAAGGAGCGGTATCGAGCGATCGGCTGCCCAAATCCCGAGTAGGCAAAGTCCGCCCAAGAGCAGCAAATGCAATGCCCAGGTCATGGACGCCGGTCTTGACGATCCGAGCGCCGAGAGAGCCGCCGCAATATATATCGCAACTCCGACAGCTGATCCCCAAGTGCCGGGTGCAAGCGGCAAATAACCGACGCCAACCGTTGAGATCGCTAAGGAAAGGCCGTCAAAAAGCCCTTTTGGTTCCTTCTTTTCAACGGCCTTTTTCATTTAAGATCTCTGAGTAAAAAAAGTCGGGACAGCATAGGCCGAAGCACTAGAATTCGATCCCCTGCTGAGCATATATCCCGGCGTTGAAGGGATGTTTGATCTCACGCATTTCGGTAACAAGGTCGGCCGCGTCTATCACCTTCTGCAACGCATTTTCAACATTCCTGCCTGATAATATCAAATGCAAGTGCGGCTGTTTTGCACGAACCTCCGCGATCTCAGCAAGCACCCTGTCAATATCCAGAAAGCCGTAGCTCATCACATACAGCAGCTCATCGAATACGAGCAGGTCATAGTCCTCGCTCCTCATCTTTTCGAGGCAAACTGCCCACGTTTCTTCGCTTGTCTTGATGTCTTGTGTTTTATCGTTGGTATCCCACGTAAAGCCGTCGCCCATAGTATGGATCTCAATACCGAGCTTTTCTAAGGATTCGTGCTCACCATAGCGATCATGCTTTGACTTCATGAATTGGACCATGCAGCAGTTAAGCCCGCGGCCCGCCGCGCGGACCATCGTACCGATGGCCGCCGTGGTCTTGCCCTTACCGTCTCCGGTGTTGAGCATGAGCAGCCCTTTCGTGTTCTCGCGATAATCCTCGCGGCGCCATTTGTATCGTTTCTCAGCCATCGTACTAATGCGGCCGCTCAATGGCCGCTTCCGTTATCGGCAGATCGCATGGCCGCCTGTACAGCGGTGGTCAATTTCAGTTCAACCTCATCCCAGGTGCCTTCGATACCAAGCCCAGCGGCGTTCTTGTGGCCGCCGCCGCCGAAGCTCTCGGCTACCTTGGCGACATTTATGTCGCCCTTTGATCGCAGGCTTACGCGAAAGACGTTCTCGCCGATCTCACGGATATAAATAGACGCCTGAACATCGCGAGCG
Proteins encoded in this region:
- a CDS encoding threonine/serine dehydratase, which gives rise to MNDIRTAALTIKPFIKPTPLEYSRSLSKRFGFNAYVKYEMFQRTGSFKVRGAFNKMLTLTEAERSNGVVAVSGGNHAQAVAYAAAALGIRATILMAENTPSNYVDATRSYGAAVELTPTIAAAFEKAEQYQKAGRITIHPFDDPLVIAGQGTVAAEVVADLPEVSDIIVSIGGGGLAGGVCTAAKGLNPQIRIWGVETIGADTMARSLAAGEPVTLPEITSIARTLGSPFVTERTFGLAKQHIESVTVVSDADAVREVLYIASRLKVVAEPAAACTVAAIEALRGNFQPESNVVFILCGGNTSIEDICGALPLTES
- the corA gene encoding magnesium/cobalt transporter CorA, whose protein sequence is MEVFVYRQGADAVETGLDREQLPELLADTSNVVWVDLQGETPEQIEYARDLLQNVFHFHKLTVERCFETRNPPKVEAFDKYIYLIIHGIKPGETSTVNFATKELDAFLGINFVVTFHIQRFRSIKTVKDQLRTSPFICRRGSSYLLHHILDEIIDLYMPVVEDFDRSINALEEKVFDMKHPSNTALSEIMDLRRSVARLRRISARQLDVLYRISHGEFPQIPASVLPFYRDVHDHLVRITDLAEGYRDLISGLFEIHFSVLATRTNEIMKTLAIVSAIILPLSLIAGIYGMNFENMPELKAGYGYYITLAVMALIAISLLGYFKRKGWIFQSEDDLAPKLLNPPDEEYDN
- a CDS encoding phosphatidylglycerophosphatase A, coding for MKKAVEKKEPKGLFDGLSLAISTVGVGYLPLAPGTWGSAVGVAIYIAAALSALGSSRPASMTWALHLLLLGGLCLLGIWAADRSIPLLGNEDPSQVVIDEVMGQLVTFLFVPVTSSWQWILAGFLLFRLFDIWKPYPIDDLQELRGGLGICADDLVAGVYAGICLAAASAVTQVI
- the cobO gene encoding cob(I)yrinic acid a,c-diamide adenosyltransferase, coding for MAEKRYKWRREDYRENTKGLLMLNTGDGKGKTTAAIGTMVRAAGRGLNCCMVQFMKSKHDRYGEHESLEKLGIEIHTMGDGFTWDTNDKTQDIKTSEETWAVCLEKMRSEDYDLLVFDELLYVMSYGFLDIDRVLAEIAEVRAKQPHLHLILSGRNVENALQKVIDAADLVTEMREIKHPFNAGIYAQQGIEF